One window of the Peptacetobacter hiranonis genome contains the following:
- a CDS encoding MATE family efflux transporter encodes MAGRLDLTEGRIADKLIRLALPIMGTSFINIGYNVVDMLWVGRAGSSAVAAVGTAGFYTWLALAFIAISRVGGEVKVAQSMGDHNLDETRAYIKAAIEINIVLAILFGAVLIIFNRPLIELFRLGDEHVTQQGSTYLIIVGLGMVFYFINPVFTAIFNGLGDSKTPFIINTTGLLVNIFLDPVLILGFGPVPSMGVAGAAIATITAQACATLIFIYKIAKKEGIYFKIRYFKNIKLSYHKELFILGLPVAIQSGMFTGFSMCIGVIVAKWGPVAIAVQKVGNQIESIAYTTADGMSSSVSAFVGQNYGAGKVDRIEKGAKVGIMFAIFWGALTMCLLVFGADFIFKFFIDEPEARRIGANYLMILGFGEIFQCLEIIVTGVLRGLGRTYITSAVSIIFTGARIPMALLLSSVLGMGLTGVWVSISLSMGIKGIVMLSVYLTYKRKGKLV; translated from the coding sequence ATGGCAGGGAGACTTGACTTAACTGAGGGAAGAATTGCCGACAAGCTTATAAGGTTGGCGCTTCCAATTATGGGAACATCTTTTATAAACATAGGCTACAATGTAGTCGACATGCTTTGGGTTGGTAGAGCAGGAAGTTCTGCAGTTGCAGCAGTTGGAACAGCAGGGTTTTACACTTGGCTAGCACTAGCATTTATAGCAATATCGAGAGTTGGTGGAGAGGTAAAGGTTGCACAGAGTATGGGAGACCACAATCTAGACGAAACAAGAGCCTACATAAAGGCAGCAATAGAAATAAACATCGTGCTTGCGATATTATTTGGTGCAGTGCTTATAATTTTCAACCGACCACTTATTGAACTGTTCAGACTTGGTGATGAACACGTAACACAGCAGGGAAGTACATACCTTATAATAGTAGGACTTGGAATGGTATTTTACTTCATAAACCCAGTATTTACAGCAATTTTTAATGGATTGGGAGATAGTAAGACACCATTTATAATCAACACAACTGGATTATTAGTAAATATATTCTTAGATCCAGTACTTATATTAGGGTTTGGACCAGTTCCTAGCATGGGTGTAGCTGGGGCTGCGATTGCCACAATAACTGCACAGGCTTGTGCAACACTTATATTTATATATAAAATTGCTAAAAAAGAAGGAATATACTTTAAAATAAGATATTTCAAAAATATAAAACTTAGCTACCACAAAGAACTATTTATATTAGGACTACCAGTCGCAATACAGAGTGGTATGTTTACAGGATTTTCTATGTGTATAGGGGTAATAGTTGCTAAATGGGGACCTGTAGCGATTGCAGTACAAAAGGTCGGAAACCAAATTGAATCTATTGCATACACAACTGCTGACGGGATGTCATCATCTGTATCTGCATTTGTAGGTCAGAACTATGGAGCAGGAAAAGTTGATAGAATAGAAAAAGGAGCTAAAGTTGGAATAATGTTTGCAATATTCTGGGGGGCGCTAACAATGTGCCTACTAGTATTTGGAGCAGACTTTATCTTTAAATTTTTCATAGACGAGCCAGAAGCAAGAAGAATAGGTGCAAACTACCTGATGATACTAGGATTTGGGGAAATATTCCAATGCCTAGAAATAATCGTAACTGGTGTACTAAGAGGACTTGGAAGAACATACATAACATCTGCTGTAAGTATAATATTTACAGGTGCAAGAATACCAATGGCACTACTACTATCATCTGTATTAGGAATGGGACTAACAGGTGTATGGGTGAGTATCTCGCTTAGCATGGGAATAAAAGGAATAGTAATGCTATCAGTATATCTAACATACAAACGCAAAGGAAAACTAGTATAA